A single region of the Chlamydiales bacterium genome encodes:
- a CDS encoding alpha/beta fold hydrolase encodes MIMQLFTVFSLLAASDELLKGVSSPLRPQEPKSTISYDVEEVKYSNVTANVTLAGTLTLPRSEKPSPAILLIAGSGPIDRDETVFGHKPFLVLADHLTKQGFVVLRVDKRGIGESTGNYGVATSEDFASDALAGVEYLKTRKEVDAEQIGLIGHSEGGLIAPIVAVKSSDVAFIVLMAGPCVTGEAIVYEQEALISRAMGVTEEQLSHQLAFQQQVFSVIKNESDLEKAEKLLREIVAKQLVNLPKEEQQASADAIEAQMKRCNSRWFRYYLTYDPITSLKHLKIPILVINGELDSQVSPKQNLPVIAKILEGTGNRNYRIIEFPKLNHFFQTCETGSVLEYGIIEETIAPVVLNTVSDWILETTVNEIIIDRNKYK; translated from the coding sequence ATGATTATGCAATTATTTACTGTATTCAGTCTGTTAGCTGCTTCAGATGAATTGCTTAAAGGTGTTTCTTCGCCTTTACGTCCTCAGGAGCCAAAAAGCACCATTTCTTACGATGTAGAAGAAGTTAAATATTCTAACGTAACTGCAAATGTGACCTTGGCTGGTACTTTAACCCTTCCCAGATCAGAAAAACCATCTCCTGCTATTTTACTTATTGCTGGCTCTGGCCCAATTGATCGTGATGAAACCGTATTTGGACACAAGCCTTTTTTAGTCTTAGCTGACCATCTTACAAAACAAGGTTTTGTAGTGTTACGAGTAGATAAGCGTGGAATTGGAGAGTCCACGGGAAATTACGGCGTTGCTACTTCTGAAGATTTTGCTTCTGACGCATTGGCTGGTGTCGAATATTTAAAAACTCGGAAGGAAGTTGATGCAGAACAGATAGGTTTGATTGGTCATAGTGAAGGGGGGCTTATTGCTCCAATAGTAGCGGTTAAATCGAGTGATGTAGCCTTTATCGTGTTAATGGCAGGACCCTGCGTCACTGGTGAAGCTATTGTTTATGAGCAAGAAGCTCTAATTTCTCGCGCTATGGGAGTTACAGAAGAACAGCTAAGTCATCAACTGGCTTTTCAACAGCAAGTGTTCTCCGTAATCAAAAATGAATCTGATCTTGAAAAAGCTGAGAAACTCCTACGAGAAATCGTCGCAAAACAGTTGGTCAATCTACCCAAAGAAGAGCAACAAGCAAGTGCGGACGCCATAGAAGCCCAGATGAAGCGTTGCAACTCAAGATGGTTCCGATATTATCTGACTTACGATCCGATAACTTCATTAAAGCACCTTAAGATTCCTATTTTGGTAATCAATGGTGAACTCGATTCACAAGTTTCTCCAAAACAAAACCTTCCTGTTATCGCAAAAATTCTTGAAGGAACTGGAAACCGAAATTATAGGATTATTGAATTTCCAAAACTGAATCATTTCTTTCAAACATGTGAAACTGGATCTGTTTTGGAGTATGGAATAATTGAAGAAACTATTGCGCCTGTAGTTTTAAATACAGTATCTGATTGGATTCTTGAAACCACAGTTAATGAAATCATAATTGATAGAAATAAATACAAATAG